Within the Cohaesibacter intestini genome, the region TCCCCGATGTAAAACCTTATAGCATGGTCTATGTTGAGGACCCGTTCGGGATCGTATTCGAGCTTTATAGCCACAGCTATGAACTCACCTATTCGGGAGGGGCCTACACCTAGTTCAGGGTAACCCTCTGAAAGTGGTAGGAAGCCCACCATGTTCAGAGGGTTACACCCGCTATTCGTCCGCCAAGAATGCTTGAACGGCATCCTTGGTGGGCATGGGAGCAACGGCTCCATAGCCTTGCGTCGACAGAGCTGCCGCCGCATTGGCATAGCGTGCGGCTTCGAACGGATCGTCACCGGCGGCAATCCGACTAAGGAAAGCCCCGTCAAAGGTGTCGCCTGCCGCCGTTGCGTCAACAGCTTCCACCCGACGTCCCTTGATGCGGCGTCTTTCATCCGCGGTCGCAACCAATGTGCCTTCGGCCCCCAAGGTCAGAGCAACAATGCTGGCTCCCAGTGCGAGATAAAAATCGGCAATGGCGTCAGGATCCTCCAAGCCGGTCAAATGCTGGGCATCATCAAGGCCCGGCAAAGCGATGTCGCACTGACTCATGCCCGCATGAATGACCGCACGCGCCCGCTCAATCGGCCAGAGCTTGAGTCGCAAGTTGGTGTCAAAGGAGACCTTGCCCCCCGCTTTTTTGACCAT harbors:
- a CDS encoding sugar kinase, with protein sequence MPDILCFGEPLLEFNQQPDGNYLPGHGGDTSNCAIAAARQGASVGYFTHIGADAFGDSFMDLWAREGVDTSAVKQVSDAHTGIYFVTHGADGHQFSYFRAGSASSKVTSEDLPAEALASCKILHVSGISQAISDTSADAVFAAIDMVKKAGGKVSFDTNLRLKLWPIERARAVIHAGMSQCDIALPGLDDAQHLTGLEDPDAIADFYLALGASIVALTLGAEGTLVATADERRRIKGRRVEAVDATAAGDTFDGAFLSRIAAGDDPFEAARYANAAAALSTQGYGAVAPMPTKDAVQAFLADE